The following proteins are co-located in the Lepus europaeus isolate LE1 chromosome 15, mLepTim1.pri, whole genome shotgun sequence genome:
- the LOC133774636 gene encoding large ribosomal subunit protein eL39-like: MSSHTTFRIKRFLAKKQKQNRPILQWIWMKTSNKIRYNSKRRY; encoded by the coding sequence ATGTCTTCCCACACGACCTTCAGAATCAAGAGGTTCctggccaaaaaacaaaaacaaaaccgccCCATTCTGCAATGGATTTGGATGAAAACTAGTAATAAAATCAGGTATAACTCCAAGAGGAGATATTGA